The uncultured Fibrobacter sp. genome includes a window with the following:
- a CDS encoding OmpA family protein, giving the protein MRLINKVLGCALLASSLSFAHSGIVAGGSDGLHQINAKTLGQWNTVVGTGGTIATDAWAFTRGGGYEMDGKRHAFMDWAATMSGDFFIGFGLLDFVDLGLSMPLYYDHAPDSPGGASNMWAIGRGDLDIFAKIRAPFDTNRIWSVALLLDAYAPTGETQAGVRPRHAWYLNGDGYTHPLTANSWAFGAGLALTMDFSKRNIPLRWNGSAGVVVPTGDGEATTFVYSTGLNLVPIQFVDFFLEFSGEMRLQEKGEYYVDPFYDPMLVTPGMRFHITKNVDFAVGMDIAARTFKNLGFDYEEEMKGCDGKTIHYSGERGHKGSFCYAPTPLWAGAALLTIRFGGTEEKAPERPLRDTIVIKHEPQRDTIVIIMKDTTKKEEPKVGDFDKDGVPDNVDKCPNTKPGIEVGEDGCPFDHDKDGVPDYKDKCPNTEAGAEVDSNGCIPDFDKDGVPDNKDKCPNTLPGVVIDSNGCPLNKKEDLDELKKGINFKTNSAKLTPRSYGTLNDVARLMKKFPSASLEVQGHTDNTGTDDYNMNLSQRRAQTVVDYLVKRGVSESRLRAVGYGNTMPIASNDTKDGRTMNRRVEMVPINNE; this is encoded by the coding sequence GTGCGTTTAATTAACAAAGTATTGGGCTGTGCGCTATTGGCGTCTAGCCTTTCGTTTGCCCATTCCGGCATTGTGGCCGGAGGATCTGATGGTTTACATCAGATTAACGCGAAAACCCTTGGCCAGTGGAATACCGTAGTCGGGACCGGGGGAACCATTGCTACCGACGCCTGGGCCTTTACTCGTGGTGGTGGTTACGAGATGGATGGCAAGCGCCATGCGTTCATGGATTGGGCCGCGACTATGTCCGGTGACTTCTTCATCGGATTCGGTCTTTTGGACTTCGTAGACCTCGGTTTAAGCATGCCTCTCTATTATGACCATGCTCCGGACAGTCCGGGCGGTGCCTCGAACATGTGGGCTATTGGCCGTGGTGACTTGGACATCTTTGCCAAGATTCGCGCCCCCTTCGACACGAATAGAATTTGGAGCGTCGCTCTCTTGTTAGACGCCTATGCCCCTACGGGTGAAACTCAGGCTGGTGTCCGTCCGAGACACGCTTGGTACTTGAACGGCGATGGTTATACGCATCCGTTGACCGCCAATAGCTGGGCATTCGGTGCAGGTTTGGCTCTCACGATGGATTTCTCCAAGAGGAACATCCCCTTGCGTTGGAACGGATCTGCTGGCGTTGTTGTTCCTACGGGAGATGGCGAGGCTACTACATTCGTGTATAGCACCGGTTTGAACCTTGTTCCGATCCAGTTTGTTGACTTCTTCCTTGAATTCAGCGGTGAAATGCGCTTGCAAGAAAAGGGAGAATACTATGTCGACCCGTTCTACGATCCGATGCTTGTGACTCCGGGTATGCGTTTCCACATCACCAAGAATGTGGATTTCGCTGTGGGTATGGATATTGCTGCTCGTACCTTCAAGAACCTCGGCTTCGATTACGAAGAAGAAATGAAGGGCTGCGACGGCAAGACAATTCACTACTCGGGTGAACGCGGCCACAAGGGTTCGTTCTGCTACGCTCCTACGCCGCTTTGGGCCGGTGCTGCTTTACTGACCATTCGTTTCGGTGGCACAGAAGAGAAAGCTCCTGAACGTCCGCTCCGCGATACGATTGTCATTAAGCACGAACCTCAGCGCGACACGATTGTCATTATCATGAAGGATACCACGAAGAAGGAAGAACCCAAGGTGGGTGATTTTGACAAGGATGGTGTACCTGACAACGTGGACAAGTGCCCCAACACCAAGCCGGGCATTGAAGTTGGCGAAGATGGTTGCCCGTTTGACCACGACAAGGATGGCGTGCCCGACTACAAGGACAAGTGCCCGAATACCGAGGCTGGAGCCGAGGTGGACAGCAATGGTTGTATCCCTGACTTTGACAAGGATGGCGTGCCCGACAATAAGGACAAGTGCCCCAACACGCTTCCGGGTGTGGTGATTGACTCCAATGGTTGCCCGCTGAACAAGAAGGAAGACCTTGACGAACTCAAGAAGGGCATTAACTTTAAGACCAATTCTGCAAAGCTGACTCCGAGAAGCTATGGTACGCTTAACGATGTCGCTCGTTTGATGAAGAAGTTCCCCTCTGCAAGCCTTGAGGTACAAGGCCATACCGATAATACGGGAACCGACGATTATAACATGAACCTCTCGCAGCGCCGTGCCCAGACCGTTGTGGACTACCTTGTGAAGAGAGGCGTGTCTGAATCTCGCTTGCGTGCTGTTGGCTATGGCAACACGATGCCCATTGCCAGCAACGATACCAAGGATGGGCGCACGATGAACCGTCGTGTAGAAATGGTCCCGATAAACAACGAGTAA
- a CDS encoding DUF6055 domain-containing protein — MKIFIPFLLATLPCLGFAITWENQCAGNGFSLIDESDHFEVCKKPKTDDGITNTVSIPAADAQGVLQSLEKVFSFYTDSLGWMLPFPKSPDKKLKSNIYVFENAVMASLYGGLDYVKDLNGEYGPGMWIGVGSLKDYWGTSHEFAHGLQGVAGWMGNNSHAGWFAESHANWMAHQYNPKDAHCSEYLINFPYLYYGSTRDRYCNWQFLEHLKEKFGGGNDGAKEVNRLWMESIHDGEDGRMEQTPFTAMMMVYSWTLEDLNREFGQFAMKNATFEYAPEKKKLYSKSWGDYEFSTRRNTSNTARHMRVTMLNRMDSASGGPDRYIVPNYWAPQRWGYNIVRIYPDSAGKVTVKFRGIVQHKKGEGYKCFGDNEDTYKGKHYKWCNYAPDALPDPASQWAVGLVAEGSDGTPRYSELMLDTAGNISIETKASDKALWLAVTAAPSEMQTILWDQFYYSVYRYPYMIEVVNGKPEGYNDNFWKPAGYAGGSAQGYAKHANGGGWVSSKAKVDASVYIGPDAVVNGGTVSGDARIEDFAVVNGGTVGGKAVVRGRALVSGGSMADNAILEEDAWLVSGTIKDDARVGALSVITNSTVSGKAQVHGVMWPVDGKKLSGTAQLRGDLENNFTSEISKGIFYGMVNTDMLNNANFGANLTEPPADATADFADSRWYALAEDSLADVPLHMVSWRAPALASAKGRVEIDVFDLNGKWLGSFPVLGISNPNEWLILLRKANFPAGMYVVRERRGHRSSVIKLDEI; from the coding sequence ATGAAGATTTTTATTCCGTTCCTGTTGGCGACTTTGCCATGCCTGGGTTTTGCCATAACGTGGGAAAACCAGTGCGCGGGTAATGGCTTTTCGTTAATCGATGAATCCGATCATTTCGAGGTCTGCAAGAAGCCGAAGACGGACGATGGAATCACAAACACTGTCTCAATTCCTGCAGCGGATGCCCAGGGCGTTTTGCAATCACTGGAGAAGGTTTTCTCGTTCTACACGGATTCTCTTGGATGGATGTTGCCTTTCCCCAAAAGCCCAGACAAGAAACTCAAGAGCAACATCTATGTTTTTGAAAATGCCGTGATGGCGTCGCTTTACGGCGGGCTCGATTATGTCAAGGATTTGAACGGCGAGTACGGGCCTGGCATGTGGATTGGTGTGGGGTCCTTGAAGGATTATTGGGGCACGTCGCACGAATTTGCGCACGGCCTGCAAGGTGTTGCGGGTTGGATGGGCAACAACAGCCATGCGGGCTGGTTTGCCGAGTCGCATGCCAACTGGATGGCACACCAGTACAACCCAAAGGACGCCCATTGCTCCGAATACCTCATCAACTTCCCTTATCTGTACTATGGCTCCACACGCGACCGCTACTGCAACTGGCAGTTTTTGGAACACCTCAAGGAAAAGTTCGGTGGCGGCAATGACGGTGCCAAGGAAGTGAACCGCCTCTGGATGGAATCGATCCACGATGGTGAGGACGGCCGCATGGAGCAGACTCCCTTTACTGCGATGATGATGGTGTACAGTTGGACTCTGGAAGATTTGAACCGCGAGTTCGGACAGTTTGCGATGAAGAATGCGACGTTCGAGTATGCTCCCGAAAAGAAAAAGCTCTACAGCAAGTCTTGGGGGGACTACGAATTCTCGACACGCCGGAACACTTCCAATACGGCACGGCACATGCGCGTGACGATGTTGAATAGGATGGATTCTGCCTCGGGTGGGCCGGACCGTTACATTGTACCGAACTATTGGGCTCCGCAGCGCTGGGGCTACAACATTGTGCGCATTTACCCTGATTCGGCGGGGAAGGTGACTGTCAAGTTCCGCGGGATTGTCCAGCACAAGAAGGGGGAAGGCTACAAGTGTTTTGGCGACAACGAGGATACGTACAAGGGTAAACATTACAAGTGGTGCAACTATGCACCGGATGCTTTGCCCGATCCGGCGAGCCAGTGGGCCGTGGGGTTGGTGGCCGAAGGTTCCGACGGCACACCGCGCTACAGCGAACTGATGCTGGACACGGCGGGCAATATCTCCATCGAAACGAAGGCCTCCGACAAGGCCCTCTGGCTCGCCGTGACCGCCGCCCCCTCCGAGATGCAGACGATTCTTTGGGACCAGTTCTACTATAGCGTCTACCGTTACCCGTACATGATAGAGGTGGTGAACGGGAAACCCGAAGGCTACAACGACAACTTCTGGAAACCGGCCGGCTATGCCGGCGGGAGCGCTCAAGGGTATGCGAAGCATGCGAACGGCGGTGGTTGGGTTAGTAGCAAGGCCAAGGTGGACGCTTCGGTTTATATTGGCCCGGATGCTGTCGTGAATGGCGGCACTGTTTCGGGCGATGCCCGGATTGAGGACTTTGCCGTCGTGAACGGCGGCACGGTTGGCGGGAAGGCTGTGGTCCGGGGGCGTGCGCTTGTGAGTGGTGGCAGCATGGCCGATAACGCCATCCTCGAAGAAGACGCTTGGCTCGTGAGCGGGACAATTAAGGATGATGCCCGTGTCGGGGCTCTCAGTGTCATTACGAACAGCACTGTGTCGGGGAAGGCCCAGGTCCACGGCGTCATGTGGCCTGTGGACGGGAAAAAACTGAGCGGGACGGCCCAACTCCGTGGCGACCTCGAAAACAATTTCACGTCCGAAATTTCCAAGGGCATTTTCTATGGCATGGTGAACACCGACATGCTGAACAATGCCAATTTCGGGGCCAACCTCACCGAGCCCCCGGCCGATGCGACGGCCGATTTTGCGGACTCCCGCTGGTACGCTTTGGCCGAGGATTCGCTTGCGGATGTCCCCTTGCATATGGTTTCTTGGAGGGCTCCGGCATTGGCCTCTGCAAAGGGTAGAGTGGAAATCGACGTGTTCGATTTGAACGGAAAATGGCTCGGCAGTTTCCCTGTTTTAGGAATTTCCAATCCGAATGAATGGCTTATTTTGCTCAGAAAAGCCAATTTCCCCGCGGGCATGTATGTAGTCCGTGAACGTCGAGGGCACAGGAGTTCTGTGATTAAACTAGATGAAATTTAG
- a CDS encoding MFS transporter yields MWKIKGSVRFFLSILAMTFVQMGVFIYAQKILSGSFTAGESGQIWQSFMLQIFFIAPYVLMFFPAGFLANKFSKNKVLAWSALFMTAFVIAMSVLVTCGCPRVAFWLSIGLSSGFAVHSVAKYTILKEMFGVRNLSYSNAFLQIFSLISIIFASGLVIVAVNLVELNESASYEAVGVIISRSVVIPWVLTGISVLGTVASFLVPKVRYENLNLNFYKSRRKFGIGWRHSTLRASIIALAMFWAMAQVFVLMFQDLSGSNDINMIQNMLPFAMVGLMLGSIFAAQKSKDFIETGFIPLGMIFVSVCMFLVPFLVHPVALAILYTLIGFCGGMFLVPVNALLQYNTRPNNSGWVLALANLIQAVVLVAFLFLFSWMRHYTAIPPQLYFIGLAIISIGVFVWAISNLPQALIRSILRLVFNKYQIRVLGVQNIPNDGPILLVGNHHSFIDWAMVQMASPRSLTIATSKDHFEKWYLRALLKRMGVIRYDSRHQESAMGRIHQALLEGRAVVFFPTGEVSKSPHVEPFTIDYSKVVEGTEAQVLPFYIQGLWGSNYSYSDSDMYGASSERVVTVAFGEPIPASTPPNEVRAIVRKVSIDAWSYAVSFVHPIADSWIRTYKRHIKNGPAIYNPDGGHFSGYKLMGAVVAFSRHLKKILGSDENNVGIMLPPSPAGVIVNLALWLLGKTNVNLNYTSSVDNVKFCAERADVKSVITSRQFIEKLKGRGNDYSKIASDKLRLFYAEDFMKEIPKAKIAFFLVFCMFAPSWLIKFCFRKRVSLDSIAAIMFSSGSEGTPKGVMLSHRNLMGNIQQLACIFNVTRADVMLSELPLFHSFGLTVTTLLNLTEGCPIVTVADPTDVKTMARVCAEFRVSAFVATPTFLRAFTISRYVHPMALKYVRLIIAGAEALRPELVTAFRLKFGKEIYEGYGCTETAPVASINTENNLRSDYMTMQVNNKPGTVGMALPGSQFLIVDPETNKPLPTGEAGMVLIGGCQVMVGYLKDPERTQSVMVQIDGKRYYRTGDKGFLDEDGFLTIVDRYSRFAKLGGEMVSLGAVEKKIQDTPVLEGCDYVVTAIPDSAKGEKIVLLYQGEKDPKDVLSELRASGFPPIMLPAAAFAVDKVPKLGTGKADFTTAKKLAKELVAKK; encoded by the coding sequence ATGTGGAAAATTAAGGGTTCGGTAAGATTTTTCTTATCCATTCTCGCAATGACCTTTGTGCAGATGGGCGTATTTATCTATGCACAGAAAATCCTGTCGGGGTCGTTCACTGCTGGGGAAAGTGGCCAGATTTGGCAGAGCTTCATGCTTCAGATATTCTTTATCGCCCCCTACGTACTGATGTTCTTCCCAGCCGGGTTCTTGGCCAACAAGTTCTCGAAGAACAAGGTCTTGGCTTGGTCTGCCTTGTTCATGACGGCTTTTGTTATTGCAATGTCTGTCCTTGTGACTTGCGGGTGCCCGAGAGTTGCCTTCTGGCTTTCCATTGGTCTTTCGTCTGGTTTTGCCGTTCACAGCGTGGCCAAGTACACGATTCTCAAGGAGATGTTTGGCGTCCGCAACTTGAGCTACTCGAACGCTTTTCTCCAGATTTTCTCGCTGATAAGCATTATCTTCGCTTCGGGCCTTGTTATTGTTGCCGTGAACCTCGTTGAACTCAATGAAAGTGCGTCCTACGAGGCGGTCGGGGTGATTATTTCGCGGTCGGTGGTTATCCCGTGGGTCTTGACGGGAATCAGTGTTCTAGGTACGGTAGCAAGTTTCCTTGTTCCGAAAGTCCGTTACGAGAACCTGAACCTGAATTTCTACAAGTCCCGCCGTAAGTTCGGCATCGGTTGGCGTCATTCCACGCTCAGGGCTTCGATTATCGCCCTCGCGATGTTCTGGGCTATGGCTCAGGTGTTCGTACTCATGTTCCAGGACCTTTCCGGTTCGAACGACATCAACATGATCCAGAACATGCTGCCGTTCGCGATGGTGGGTCTCATGCTGGGCTCCATCTTTGCGGCGCAGAAATCCAAGGACTTCATTGAGACCGGGTTCATTCCTCTGGGCATGATTTTTGTTTCTGTCTGCATGTTCCTCGTCCCGTTCCTCGTGCATCCGGTTGCACTCGCTATCTTGTACACGCTTATCGGTTTCTGCGGTGGCATGTTCCTTGTGCCGGTGAACGCCTTGCTCCAGTACAATACGCGTCCGAACAATTCGGGCTGGGTCCTTGCGCTTGCTAATTTGATCCAGGCGGTCGTGCTGGTCGCGTTCCTGTTCCTGTTCTCCTGGATGCGCCACTATACGGCGATTCCTCCGCAGCTTTACTTTATCGGTCTGGCCATTATTTCGATAGGCGTGTTTGTCTGGGCTATTTCCAATTTGCCCCAAGCTTTGATTCGCTCTATCTTGCGCCTTGTTTTCAACAAGTACCAGATTCGCGTTCTCGGTGTCCAGAATATCCCGAACGACGGCCCGATTCTCTTGGTGGGCAACCACCACAGCTTTATCGACTGGGCCATGGTCCAGATGGCGTCCCCGCGTTCGCTCACTATTGCGACGAGTAAGGACCACTTCGAAAAATGGTACTTACGCGCTTTGCTCAAGCGCATGGGTGTCATCCGTTACGACTCCCGCCATCAGGAATCGGCTATGGGCCGCATCCACCAGGCTTTGCTGGAAGGCCGCGCAGTTGTATTCTTCCCGACGGGCGAGGTGTCCAAGTCTCCGCACGTCGAACCGTTTACCATCGACTACTCGAAGGTGGTCGAGGGGACGGAAGCCCAGGTGCTGCCCTTCTACATCCAGGGGCTGTGGGGCAGTAACTACAGCTACAGCGATTCCGACATGTACGGCGCTTCTTCTGAACGCGTTGTGACGGTTGCCTTCGGTGAACCGATTCCGGCCTCCACTCCGCCCAACGAGGTCCGCGCCATTGTCCGTAAGGTTTCGATTGATGCTTGGAGCTATGCCGTTTCGTTCGTTCACCCGATTGCCGATAGCTGGATCCGTACGTACAAGCGCCATATCAAGAATGGCCCTGCTATTTACAATCCCGATGGAGGGCACTTCTCCGGTTACAAACTGATGGGTGCGGTTGTCGCGTTCAGCAGGCACCTGAAGAAGATTCTCGGTTCCGACGAAAATAACGTGGGCATCATGCTCCCGCCGAGCCCTGCAGGAGTCATTGTGAACCTCGCTCTTTGGCTCTTGGGCAAGACGAACGTGAATTTGAACTACACCTCGTCGGTCGACAACGTGAAATTCTGTGCCGAACGTGCCGATGTGAAGTCCGTGATTACGAGCCGCCAGTTCATCGAGAAACTGAAAGGTCGCGGGAACGACTACTCGAAGATTGCAAGCGATAAACTGCGTTTGTTCTACGCCGAAGATTTCATGAAGGAAATCCCGAAGGCGAAGATAGCCTTCTTCCTCGTGTTCTGCATGTTCGCCCCGAGCTGGCTTATCAAGTTCTGCTTCCGCAAGCGCGTGTCGCTCGACAGCATTGCGGCCATCATGTTCAGTTCCGGTTCCGAAGGTACGCCCAAGGGGGTGATGCTGAGCCACAGGAACCTCATGGGCAACATCCAGCAGCTCGCCTGTATTTTCAACGTGACCCGCGCCGACGTGATGCTCTCGGAACTCCCGCTGTTCCATAGCTTTGGCCTTACGGTGACGACGCTTTTGAACCTCACCGAAGGTTGCCCCATCGTGACGGTGGCCGACCCGACCGACGTGAAGACCATGGCGCGAGTTTGTGCGGAATTCCGTGTGTCTGCCTTTGTCGCAACCCCGACATTCCTGCGTGCGTTTACGATTAGCCGTTACGTGCACCCGATGGCGCTCAAGTACGTGCGCCTGATTATCGCCGGTGCCGAGGCCTTGCGCCCGGAACTGGTGACCGCGTTCCGTCTCAAGTTCGGCAAAGAAATTTACGAAGGGTACGGCTGCACCGAGACGGCCCCGGTGGCATCCATCAACACCGAGAACAACCTCCGCAGCGACTACATGACCATGCAGGTGAACAACAAGCCGGGTACGGTAGGCATGGCGCTCCCTGGTTCCCAGTTCTTGATTGTGGACCCCGAGACGAACAAGCCGCTGCCGACAGGCGAGGCGGGCATGGTCTTGATTGGCGGCTGCCAGGTGATGGTGGGCTACCTCAAGGACCCCGAACGCACCCAAAGCGTGATGGTGCAAATCGATGGCAAGCGTTACTACCGCACGGGCGACAAGGGCTTCCTCGACGAAGACGGATTCCTCACGATTGTGGACCGCTACAGCCGCTTTGCCAAGCTGGGTGGCGAGATGGTGAGCCTTGGTGCCGTGGAAAAGAAGATTCAAGATACGCCGGTGCTCGAAGGTTGCGACTACGTGGTGACGGCTATCCCCGATTCGGCGAAGGGCGAAAAGATTGTGCTCCTTTACCAGGGCGAAAAAGACCCGAAGGATGTGCTTTCGGAACTGCGTGCAAGCGGGTTCCCGCCAATTATGCTCCCGGCGGCGGCATTTGCTGTGGACAAAGTGCCCAAGCTCGGTACGGGTAAGGCTGACTTTACAACGGCGAAAAAATTGGCCAAGGAATTGGTGGCGAAAAAATGA
- a CDS encoding Xaa-Pro peptidase family protein: MQKDFSLAKAYSQVFVSSCKHDSREIYHARRMALMEKLDSVCVFAGMPVDPGCEEAFTSTWTKFIQEPAFLFLTGVNQAGCFLLLDPASKSEILFVPKKDPFKEFWVGKRIGYLDGDSEAAQLTGFKDVRPADKFYETLESLVKKKGSKSFVYAFFHDKFQGDHNWKFKQKVERALRPHRVAVRSAADLHWELRLPLDAPRIDEAKRAQVATDKAFRKLLEVMPTFKGERDLGLFLDHQLLLGGDGDLAFPTIVASGENACCLHYVKKDELLKKGSLVLLDFGTRVGTLHSDISRTIPVNGKFNPLQKMLYEIVLDSAAVYRRAVRPGVSLKEIGQIPWDYIMEQLETRLVKGARGTYKLLYDRRPHGVSHFIGEQIHEGDPGSRSLTTVLEPGMMISCEPGLYGTFSATIGGKRYREKIGIRIEDDLLITGTGHVNLSRHIPRTVAEIESLMGCGKS, from the coding sequence ATGCAAAAGGATTTTTCTTTGGCGAAAGCCTATTCTCAGGTATTTGTATCTTCTTGTAAACATGATTCCAGGGAAATTTACCATGCCCGGCGCATGGCCCTGATGGAAAAACTGGATTCTGTTTGCGTTTTTGCGGGTATGCCCGTGGATCCAGGGTGCGAGGAAGCCTTCACTTCCACTTGGACTAAGTTTATTCAAGAACCGGCATTTCTCTTTTTGACGGGTGTGAACCAGGCAGGATGTTTTTTGCTGCTCGACCCCGCATCCAAGTCCGAAATCCTGTTCGTCCCGAAAAAAGACCCGTTCAAGGAATTTTGGGTGGGCAAGCGGATTGGCTACCTGGATGGGGATTCCGAGGCCGCGCAACTGACGGGGTTCAAGGATGTTCGGCCAGCCGACAAGTTCTACGAGACTCTTGAATCTCTTGTGAAGAAGAAGGGATCAAAGTCGTTTGTTTATGCGTTTTTTCATGATAAATTCCAGGGCGACCACAACTGGAAGTTCAAACAAAAAGTGGAACGAGCCCTGCGGCCACATAGGGTTGCTGTGCGGAGTGCCGCCGATTTGCATTGGGAACTGAGACTCCCGCTGGATGCCCCGCGCATCGATGAAGCAAAGCGCGCGCAGGTGGCCACGGACAAGGCTTTCCGCAAACTGTTGGAGGTTATGCCCACGTTCAAGGGCGAGCGTGATTTGGGCCTGTTCCTCGACCACCAACTGCTCCTCGGTGGCGACGGGGATTTGGCATTCCCGACCATTGTCGCTTCGGGCGAGAACGCCTGCTGCCTGCATTACGTGAAAAAGGACGAACTTCTCAAGAAGGGGAGCCTGGTGCTGCTCGATTTCGGAACCCGCGTAGGGACGCTCCACAGTGATATTTCGCGAACCATTCCCGTGAACGGCAAGTTCAATCCTTTGCAAAAAATGTTGTACGAAATTGTCCTGGATTCTGCCGCAGTTTACCGCCGTGCGGTGCGCCCTGGGGTGTCCCTCAAGGAAATCGGGCAAATCCCGTGGGACTACATTATGGAACAACTCGAAACGCGCCTGGTGAAGGGGGCTCGCGGTACTTACAAACTGCTGTACGACCGCCGTCCGCATGGAGTGAGCCATTTTATCGGGGAGCAAATCCACGAAGGGGATCCGGGGAGCCGTTCGCTTACGACGGTGCTCGAACCGGGCATGATGATTTCGTGCGAACCGGGGCTTTACGGGACGTTCTCGGCGACCATCGGGGGCAAGCGGTATCGCGAAAAAATCGGTATCCGCATCGAGGACGACTTGCTGATTACCGGGACTGGGCATGTCAACCTTTCTAGGCATATTCCCAGGACTGTTGCCGAAATTGAGTCGCTAATGGGGTGTGGGAAGTCCTGA
- a CDS encoding PhoH family protein — translation MINEEHYHISDDLKRIVSGENETVFRLLESRFSVEIQTRLPGLRIKPRKGADMEGVLSVLDQLKMSARHGDGMTAKQLDRILGPTVEPSGKSIPDAPIFRNRFGIAISAKTPSQVELVEAVEKNDVIFAKGPAGTGKTFLAVTLAVASLERHEAEKICLVRPAVEAGESLGFLPGDLKEKIAPYLRPIHDSLSELLPAEKLRRYEESGAIEVAPLAYMRGRTLKRAFIILDEAQNTTIAQMKMFLTRLGPHSKAIITGDATQVDLAAGQVSGLEHAMKILKGIPGIAQVQFTATDILRHHLVKDILHAYAEKEKKK, via the coding sequence ATGATTAACGAAGAGCATTATCATATTTCCGACGACCTGAAACGCATTGTTTCAGGCGAGAACGAGACGGTTTTCCGGTTATTGGAGAGCCGTTTTTCTGTTGAGATCCAGACGCGACTCCCGGGGCTCCGCATCAAGCCCCGCAAGGGGGCCGACATGGAGGGTGTACTCTCCGTGCTGGACCAGCTCAAGATGTCGGCAAGGCATGGCGACGGCATGACAGCCAAGCAACTCGACCGCATCCTTGGCCCGACCGTCGAGCCGTCCGGCAAGTCCATCCCCGACGCCCCCATCTTCCGCAACCGGTTCGGCATCGCCATCTCGGCAAAGACCCCCTCGCAAGTGGAACTGGTCGAAGCCGTCGAAAAGAACGACGTCATTTTCGCCAAAGGCCCTGCAGGGACCGGCAAGACATTCCTCGCCGTAACGCTTGCCGTCGCAAGCCTCGAGCGGCACGAAGCCGAAAAGATTTGCCTTGTCCGACCGGCAGTCGAAGCCGGAGAATCGCTCGGATTTTTGCCCGGCGACCTCAAGGAAAAAATCGCGCCGTACCTGCGCCCGATCCACGACAGCCTTTCTGAACTCCTCCCCGCCGAAAAGCTCCGCCGGTACGAAGAATCCGGAGCAATCGAAGTGGCCCCCCTCGCCTACATGCGCGGACGCACGCTAAAAAGGGCCTTCATCATCCTCGACGAAGCGCAAAACACGACAATTGCGCAGATGAAAATGTTTCTCACGCGCCTGGGCCCCCATAGTAAAGCTATCATTACAGGGGATGCCACACAGGTGGACCTCGCCGCAGGTCAGGTTTCCGGTCTGGAGCACGCCATGAAAATCCTGAAAGGGATTCCCGGAATCGCGCAAGTGCAGTTCACGGCAACCGACATCCTGCGCCACCACCTGGTCAAGGACATCCTGCACGCCTACGCCGAAAAGGAAAAAAAGAAATGA